DNA sequence from the Colletotrichum higginsianum IMI 349063 chromosome 10, whole genome shotgun sequence genome:
GGACAacgacgactacgacgacgacgacggacgtTCAGGGACGTTCAGGGACGTCCAGAGACGAGTTCGCCCACCCCAGATTGGGGCTGCGCAATCCTCCCGGCGGACTATGCAGCCAGTGGGTCCGTCTTGGCCAATCATGCACTACGAGCTGACGAGTCCTCGCTGTAGTCAATAAGTCATTCACCCCCTTCCCATCTCTGGCCCTCCCGGGGCGTCCCTCTCTTCGTTGTACCTGCCCATAGTCAGAAGTATGACGGGATACCTTACCGGTCTTGAGCCACATGGGCCAACTACCAGCAGCCCCCGGCCGGCCTCGGAGactttttttctctctttttttcctctctttcttttggAATCTCAGGATACCTCACCTCTCTCAGTACCCGTACCTTCCCATAGATGCTTACCGAACACTACCTACCCAATGACAACTCGCTCACCTTAAGCCAAACGCCGAGTccatggctggctggtggGGTTGATGCGACATGTGCTGCTCCAGGCAGTCAGTCTCatctcttcttttcttagCTCTTGTGTCCATCGCTCTGTGTATGcttgctctctctctgcgCGCTCTGTGAGCTGTGTGTGATATTGCCGGGTTCCCGTCGTCGAGTGGGTCCCGAACTACTATGTAGTAGGCTAAGCACCGGAACGTGGGGGGTGTACGCTAGTCTATCCCGAGCCCGGCGGGGACCGGACCCATTCACGGAAGGCTTGTtcaagagggagggagagagagagagagagtgggGGGGGCACATGGAGGCATGGCAATGTGCTGGATGGATATCAGCActggtcgccgcccgcgcgATTGCGCCCATCATGGGGCCATCATggggccggcgacgccgttTCCATCAACGTTGGTACCTCCTCCCGGTCCACGATCGGTGGAGCGCGTCCCAGGGTAAAAACATCCACGCATCTCGTTTTGCCGCTGGCGGTGCGCGTagaccgaggccgtcggcccATCAAGACGACGGACAGATCGAGAAGGCGATGCTGCACGACGGCATGGCCACGGGGTGAGCAGTGCCGGACTCCGTAAGCGAGCATTGCAACAAGAGAAGACAAAAGGCCCACTGGCTCTGTGATTAAGCAGTACAAGTTTTGCCCCTCTAGAAAGGACAAGAGCCGAGATATACAAGCGTTGCCGCGAGAaccctcccccacccctcGGGGTTGGAGGGAGTGCGACGAGAAACAAACATGCGATCCAGCGGCAGTAGAGAAGTGCGCCGAAAtacgcgccgccgccctcttctcctcctgggCCATCTTGGGACCAAACATGGCCCTCccaaaaaaacaaacaaGGAGCCAACAGATTAGATTAGCTCGCTCACAAAATGACAGCGCCTCACGCCATCCAACACGCTGGTGTGCCGCTTTACACATCAGGGTTGGACTGACTCCCCAAAGGACAACAACATCTACGAAACATGACAACCCCTGGACGACAGCTTGACCCCGTTACACTTCGCATCCATAGAACTGAACGAATACTCCGTAGACAGCAGACCACGCCGGCTCAGAGGAGGTCCTTCAACACCTGCACCCGTGCCCGCGCCACATCGGACCcctgctcgccctcgcccatcAACTCCATGATCTGGATCATGCgcgctgtgccgccgccCGTTAGCATGCTACTGCCATGTCGTCTCTGAGCTCAACCCGAAGAAATACGAGACCAAAAGGAAGggggtgaagggggggggattcAGACTCACCGATATCCGCTCTCCCCCGCACGAACAACGGATCCCTCTCGGCCATgtcggccgtcgacggctccctcgccgcctcgcgGAGCACGCTGCCGATGCAGAGCGCCTCGAGGAACGCCCGGTGGTTGAAGACCCACCACACGCGCGCCTCGAGCTCAAAGATGTTGAACAGCAGAAAGAAGGACGTGATGGCCTCATGTGCCGCCTCGAGCGTGCCGCGCATGTTGACGGGCGTGTCGGGACTCTCGGACGCGTGCACGAGCATGATGTTGTGGTGGTAGTTGCTCGTCAGGAACAGCGTCTGCCGCACGACGCGCTTGTTGGTCCGCGCCAGTGCCGTGAGGCTCTCCGGGTCCCACGACCGGAAGATGTCCGGGAACGAGCGGTACACGGCGCGGAAGTCAGAGAGGAGCTTGGACTTGtgccgcggcgtcgagcagaTGGGCAGGTCCAGGGACCGCGCCGAGCAGATGGTCTCTTGCACCAGGTTCGCCAGCGTCCAGGACCCGCGGATGTAGGCGATGTCGGTCGGGTCGCTCGAGGCGATGGCCGatccgtcgtcgaggaggtcctcgACCGACACGTCCGTGTGCGTTgctgacggcggcagcgagagGAGAACTGTGAGGAATGTGTCCTGGAGGAGCACCGCTTGCCATAGTTTGCGACGCTGCTGTTTCTCGAATATGCTGGCTTCAGGGGTCACTAGCATCGTGTCAGCAGCCAGCCGTTTGCCTCAATGGCCCGGAAGATACGCGTACCGATATTGGGGTCGCGATGCAGGCCCATTGCGTATGCCTGGCGAATCAGGATACCGGCGAAGGCCCATCCGTCCGAGGCGTGGTTGTCGTTGATGAGAAAGTAGGTCAGCCTGGGCTGGTTAGCCTCCATCGAGGGTTACGACCGGGCACGGGTCACTCACAACACCATGGCCTGGATGGAGCGTAATGAAGCAGCGCTCAGATAGGAAAACATGCGCAACGCTTGATTACTCGCCGAGGCGTAGAATTCGGCCGTCTgcttgccgtccttgggGGAGGTCGACGTCACAAACTGGGTGCCCAGGGCCAGCATGACGAAGATGAGACCGATGAAGGCGGCATCGACACGGTTCTTCTCGTCGGGGCTCAAACTCCAAAAGTGCTCGTAGTCGGCGTAAAAGGTTTGGCGGTGGATCATGGGGTAGACGGGGTCGACGCACTCGAAGTACTGGGCCAGCAGGATGTCGGCCTGGATCTTGTCGGGCAGGACGGAGATAACCTCGGGCAGGCCGCCCTCGCAGGTCCAGTAGTTGGCAAAGGGGTGCTCGGAACCGATGCCAAAGACGTTGCTGGCGGTGGGCAGCGAGTAGGGCACGTTGGAGAGCAGgccggtggaggaggagaaggcgatgGAGCCGACGGAGCCGCGGGATGTGAAGCCGCGGCCTTCGATCAGGCCCCTGTCGGCGATGTTGGGGATGGTGGAGAGGTCCGagggcttcttcttggggGGTTTGGTCATGCGACGGCCATTGGTGATGGAACGTGATGTTTCGCTGAATTGTATCTTGTCAGTAGTCGTCTTGGAGTAGCCGTTGCAAAGGGCATTGCAAGGGGGTGGCGGAAGACCGACTCAAGGATGTTGGCGACGACTGCATATTTGCATTCCGTCTGCCGCTTGATACATGCTAGGCAATGGGGCCTGCCGCGATCGCACTGCCATGCTTTATTAGTTGGTGGCCCAAGGCGACTGACTGCATTGCAGTGTGAGATATCTTGGATATCAAGGGAAGCGTTGAGTACATAGGAGGTGCCAGAAAGGGGAGGGCCGCCAAGGAGACCGACGACCTGGGGAGCTTGATACGACGAGGTCCGTGCCGTCTACCGGCCAAGTGTGTGCTCAACAAGTGATGGGAATGCGGCGATGGCTGCAACCATCGTAATCTCGGGGTTAAGCATTGAAGAGGCACTGGCGACGTGGGAGGTGACCAACGATAGACCTTGGACGTCGCGTGCGGGGGAACATGGCCAACAGTGCAAGCACGCAATCACAGCTAGCAACACGAGAAGTGTAGGTTGGGAGGGAAAAGCCAAAGCATGAGGGGGCAAACTCTAGACAGAAAGGAGCATAGACAGACAGAGTTGACGTACCTTTGTCTTGCGCTCGACGCACTCGGCGCAGGACAAGGTGGGCTTGTTGCgcctctgcttcttcttaGAAGGCTCGTCCACGTTCGCATCGTCGGGGCTGGCCgagttggcggcgtcgacacTCTCGGCCCTCTTGAAGCCGCTGGAGGGGGGGTAACCGGGGGTCAAGGATGATGCAGGTGATGGCTCGGCCTTTGGTACGACTGTTGTTCctgctgtcgccgccgtcgatgtGTGGGAGACTCCATTTGGTGGCAGGCGTTCGTTTTccgaggcgggcgacgcgtagatggtcgaggccgagttcGGCGTGTatggttgctgctgctgctgccgctgttGCCGAGAATGGGGTTGAGGTACCATGGCGGCGGACTGCAAAAGGGCAGACGGTAGATGGCAGCTCAAAATGGAGGCGTCAATGAGTTGGGTTCAAAGGAGGGAGGCTCCGGGGTGTCAATGGAAAAGTGCCGTCACCGATTCGGTGGTTGATGGCGATGCcaatgccggcggcggcggacaaTCAAGATTGAATGGTAAGCAATCAGTTGtgccctttccccccccccctgttcTCCCTGCCCCAGTCTCGGCCGTGTGGGCACGCCGCGAGGGGGTGATTGAAACGATGAGGCTCGCTTTACTTGGTTTCCTTTGGGAAGCAGTACAGGCCCGACCTCCGGGCGACCGGGAATCGGCAGGAGTTGCGAATGGAGTTACACGGCGGTTGAATTCCGGACACAGGCGCCTTCCGTGTGCCGGGAATAAATGAATCAAGCTTTGAAAAAAcggtggtgcccttccggGGGTCGTGTTCGCCGTGCTCAaagggacggacggacggcaATGGAACGGGGAAGTCGGAGGGAGGGAAATAAGAGGCCTTGGGTCGCTGGGAATAAACAGGTGATTGCACGGGAATTTTGGGGGCAATAAGGACTCTAGGAGGTTACCTAGGTAGGGTACTGAGAGTTGGTtaagaggggaggggaaagaaTTGGAAACAGTAATGGACGTGGGGGGGGCAGGCCGTGGAACaaggagaaaaagagggGGTCGGATTCGGTGCAAGTTTCTTAGGTACAGATTGGCACTCACCTTTGGGTACTTACTCACCCTAAGAGACCACTCAAACTCTGGAtacacctacctacctacttaggtatgtacctaggtaggtagaaTAGGTATCTACAGTTCGGGCAGCTCGAGCCCTAAACACTCACCATGCGCCCCCAAGAACGTGCTGCTTGCTGTGAGCGCTCGACGCTTCCTGACGAGAAAGCCACGCCCTTTTCTTCCGAATATTCGATAACAACAAATCCTCCCAGTCACCCACAACCCTGTCCGATCGGTCACACTCCGACTCTAACTGCCGGCCGGTCAACCTCCATGGTCCTGGACGAAATGGCTGGCCCCCCTCGCGCCCTGTTTGAGTACACGATCAGCAACCAGTAGGGCCCTACCAGAGCCGCTAATGGAAATCGCCGCGGCTGGTGGGGGGGCGGACAGGCAGGGTCTGCACGCTTGTCGTCGACCCGGACACCTCAAGGAGTCAAGACTCAAATCAAGCTCATGTGCCTCCTTCGGCCGGCCTGGATCACGTTCACTGGCGCGCCGCCTTCAGGACGTGCCGCATCCGGCCGAGACCCAGAGACCCAAAGACCCAAAtcagctcagctcagctcagctcaCCTTGAGGACACACTTTACAAATTTACACACTACAATTTTGCTTCACCCTTCCTCAAACGCTTTCCAGTCCCTTCTAAAACGCATCTCCTCAGCCAACAAGGACGGACAGGAGGGCGGGGAGGGTCCATTCTAGGCTAACGCCTCTCGCTCCTGCGTTTGTCTGCCTGCCGCGAAATCCCCTTGCCTagcagtgagtgagtgagtgggttGCACCGCCATCGACGTCACTCATGTAACCAATTCCCCGATTTCAAGGCTCTAGGCCCTTCAGGGGGGATGGAGAGACCAACAATGAATGACCTTTCCCTGCTGCGCCTTTGCACTCCAACCCTCTTCCAACCTGGCCATGTAGTCGCTGATTTGAGGCTCGAGCTTAAGCGGCACCATATCTCGGTTTCGGGATTCGCTGACATGCCCGGGCGTGCATCGGCCAACTCGGCCATCTGGCCGAGTGAGCCCAGCACTGCCGTCGCCGATATCGCCTTAATCCCCGGGCCCGATTCGGCCTGCATGATGCAGCTACCCCGGAGCTTCATGAAATAGATATGCAAATTCCCCACCAACCGTCATCGGATCATGACAATCCGTCCGCGCCGATGGTTTAGTGGTAAAATTCTCCGTTGCCATCCAGCAGCGTCGGGGAGCCGGGGGTTCGattccccctcggcgcatTCTTTTGCTTTTTGTTGCAATGTTTCTAGTTGAGTCGAATGCAGTCCCTTCCTCCTTTCTactttcctcttcttttctctttcaTCCATCCACCTAGACAGACATGTGCCAACCTGATTGGGATGCATGCAGTCAACGCACCACCCATGGCGAGATCCCGATGCTGTCTTA
Encoded proteins:
- a CDS encoding Fungal specific transcription factor, with product MVPQPHSRQQRQQQQQPYTPNSASTIYASPASENERLPPNGVSHTSTAATAGTTVVPKAEPSPASSLTPGYPPSSGFKRAESVDAANSASPDDANVDEPSKKKQRRNKPTLSCAECVERKTKTARTSSYQAPQVVGLLGGPPLSGTSYVLNASLDIQDISHCNAVSRLGPPTNKAWQCDRGRPHCLACIKRQTECKYAVVANILESTTTDKIQFSETSRSITNGRRMTKPPKKKPSDLSTIPNIADRGLIEGRGFTSRGSVGSIAFSSSTGLLSNVPYSLPTASNVFGIGSEHPFANYWTCEGGLPEVISVLPDKIQADILLAQYFECVDPVYPMIHRQTFYADYEHFWSLSPDEKNRVDAAFIGLIFVMLALGTQFVTSTSPKDGKQTAEFYASASNQALRMFSYLSAASLRSIQAMVLLTYFLINDNHASDGWAFAGILIRQAYAMGLHRDPNIVTPEASIFEKQQRRKLWQAVLLQDTFLTVLLSLPPSATHTDVSVEDLLDDGSAIASSDPTDIAYIRGSWTLANLVQETICSARSLDLPICSTPRHKSKLLSDFRAVYRSFPDIFRSWDPESLTALARTNKRVVRQTLFLTSNYHHNIMLVHASESPDTPVNMRGTLEAAHEAITSFFLLFNIFELEARVWWVFNHRAFLEALCIGSVLREAAREPSTADMAERDPLFVRGRADIARMIQIMELMGEGEQGSDVARARVQVLKDLL